A segment of the Bacillota bacterium genome:
TTAAAAGCAGTGGAAGAGAAATTCGGATTCAAACTTGAAACAGTTGAATATGATCTCGGCGGAGAACGCTACATGCGTACCGGCGAAACACTGCCGGAAAGCGTGCGTGAAGAGTTGAAACAATTTGATGCTATATTTCTGGGCGCAATCGGCCATCCGGATGTAAAGCCGGGCATACTTGAACAGGGTCTGCTCCTGAAAATGCGCTTCGAGCTGGAGCTATATATCAACCTGCGCCCGGTCAAGTTATTTCCAGGAGTCTCAACTCCGATTAAAGATAAAGGTCCGGAAGATGTCGACTTTGTTGTTGTCAGGGAGAATACCGAAGGTTTATATGCCGGAGCCGGAGGGTTTTTGCGCAAAGGAACTCCCCAGGAAATCGCCACCCAGGTATCGGTCAACACCCGCTTCGGTGTCGAACGCTGCCTGCGCTATGCCTTCGATTACAGCCAGACTAAACGCAGTGAGAAGAAACTGACTCTCTGCGGTAAAACCAACGTCCTTACCTACTCTTCAGACCTGTGGGAAAGGGCTTTTCATGAAATCGGCGCCGAATATCCCGACGTTACCCGCGACTATGCCCATGTCGACGCCATCTGCATGTGGATGGTTAAAAACCCCGAATGGTTTGATGTTATCGTTACCGACAACATGTTCGGCGATATCATAACTGACCTGGGAGCCATGGTTCAGGGTGGAATGGGTATTGCCGCCGGCGGCAATATTCACCCCGGCAGGGTCTCCATGTTTGAACCGATTGGAGGCAGCGCGCCGAAATATACCGGGCAGGGAGTGATTAATCCGCTGGCTTCAATCTGTGCCGGAGCCATGATGCTTGATCACCTGGATGAAACAAAGGCAGCCGAAGCAATTGAAACTGCCGTGGCTGCTGTATGCAAAGAAAAGGTTAAATCGATGAATGCCGGCCAGATGGGCTACAGCACTTCCGAGGTTGGAGACCTGGTTGTCGATTACCTGTAAAGGTCAAACCAGTTCACCCCTGGCGACCATAATTACTTTTCCGCCAACATTAACCGAA
Coding sequences within it:
- a CDS encoding 3-isopropylmalate dehydrogenase, coding for MYKIAVIPGDGTGREQVTEGLKVLKAVEEKFGFKLETVEYDLGGERYMRTGETLPESVREELKQFDAIFLGAIGHPDVKPGILEQGLLLKMRFELELYINLRPVKLFPGVSTPIKDKGPEDVDFVVVRENTEGLYAGAGGFLRKGTPQEIATQVSVNTRFGVERCLRYAFDYSQTKRSEKKLTLCGKTNVLTYSSDLWERAFHEIGAEYPDVTRDYAHVDAICMWMVKNPEWFDVIVTDNMFGDIITDLGAMVQGGMGIAAGGNIHPGRVSMFEPIGGSAPKYTGQGVINPLASICAGAMMLDHLDETKAAEAIETAVAAVCKEKVKSMNAGQMGYSTSEVGDLVVDYL